The Raphanus sativus cultivar WK10039 chromosome 2, ASM80110v3, whole genome shotgun sequence DNA segment TCTCAGCCGCCCAGATTGGCTCATCCAGGTGGACCCTTGAAAACGAACAAGGCGGCTGCTTTAGCCAAGTTTCTAGAACGGAAGCTGCAAGATCCCAATGGGCTGTCTTCCATTGATCCTGATCTTATCGAATTAGCCGTCAAAAACGCCAGAGACACCGTTATTTCCAGTGagtatttacaaaaaaaacaagatccttttgataatattatatatgtctcAAAGTTGTGATTTTGGAATGGGAATGAAAACGGGATTTAGTTTGTCAGAGAGGCTTATAGCATTATAGTCCCCGTTGATAGCTCTAAGCATTAGCAGAGAGCTGAGGTGAGGTGCTGATGAGGTGTAATCTTGTTTAGATACTCAGTAACACGCCTTATCGGTTAGTTGCTAGAGGAATGAGTTAAACTCACTCTTAAATTAGGCTAGGATGTTGGTTTGTGCTTAGGAGAGTTTAGGTTGTTGATCTAGAATTCAAACCAGGGTTCAATTTCTATCCTTTGGTAATTTACTTTAAGTTTGTTCTCTCTTCATCTTCTGTAATTGATTCAAAAGCGTGAATAAAAGGAGAATCACGTCTGGTTCTCATCTGCACTCCTAGATTTTGGTTGGCATTAGGGTTGAGAGATAGGCACACAAGTTCTTCCGAGATTTTGTATGCAAGCCCAACTCTAACCTTCTAGGAGAAGTATGAAAAGTGGGAAACGGTTTTCACACTATAAGTCCATTGTAAATTTGTAACTGTGAACTCAAGTATAGCTCACTTAAAAGTTCAGAATAATATTATTCCTAGAGGTCGGTGAAAACAACATAGCATACTAACACGGGGAGATTTGCTTTTATCGGAACCTGGCACCTGCATCTGTTATGTTGTTGTTGAGGACTACATATATGGCAGAATTAGTTTATTTCAAAGCTCTGTTAATATCGGAATGTGAAGGCATAGTCTTTATGGTACTCTACTGGTCTCAGGTGGGGCTTCGAGTTCAGGAAGAAGAATCCAACACGTTGCCTCATTTGAAGACGTCGAGGTATCTGATTCTCTCTACTATCTTTCCTTCTATATAAGTATGAAATATGTTCTACTGACCAGTTCTTGCGCCTTGTTCGTCATGTTATAGGTATCTTCTGATGATGATAAGATAGAGAACATTAAgcttaccaaaaagaaaaagaagaaaaacgcaaagaagcaaaaagaagagaaaaagaagaagaaaaacaaaaagcatAAGGTTTATCTCCCTCCCCATCTTTTTTCCTTATTTCATCTTTCtatttgctttttattttcCCAACACGATTTTATAAAAGTCTATTTACGTTACTTGGTGGATTCCTTCACTGATATCTGCGTGTGCTAATCTTTTTTGAAAGCAACAGATCATAGTCGATGAAGATGCCAAGTTGAAGAGACCCAATAAGAAGTTG contains these protein-coding regions:
- the LOC108841378 gene encoding uncharacterized protein LOC108841378 isoform X2; this translates as MGGGGMEELTEDEKRALRGSKFAPLTSLPSTSRSQPPRLAHPGGPLKTNKAAALAKFLERKLQDPNGLSSIDPDLIELAVKNARDTVISSGASSSGRRIQHVASFEDVEVSSDDDKIENIKLTKKKKKKNAKKQKEEKKKKKNKKHKIIVDEDAKLKRPNKKLKL
- the LOC108841378 gene encoding uncharacterized protein LOC108841378 isoform X1, translating into MGGGGMEELTEDEKRALRGSKFAPLTSLPSTSRSQPPRLAHPGGPLKTNKAAALAKFLERKLQDPNGLSSIDPDLIELAVKNARDTVISSGASSSGRRIQHVASFEDVEVSSDDDKIENIKLTKKKKKKNAKKQKEEKKKKKNKKHKQQIIVDEDAKLKRPNKKLKL